In Helianthus annuus cultivar XRQ/B chromosome 3, HanXRQr2.0-SUNRISE, whole genome shotgun sequence, a single window of DNA contains:
- the LOC110929219 gene encoding uncharacterized protein LOC110929219 — MAKTKEKPGSSSSSSRGKGKEKEQPSKKRQYQGRVSESESEEEEEMQLDPRDKPVWNSGSLDDQPEIWQPTLYNDCMNKLKNKAAAFICERDVDEPQLGQFGVYDKFRALGWEGALKCWDKDKSNLFLTEIQEWMATLKCHNFHRPSQMKLVGTVHGVPVEMSFDTLKKLGKYDSLPTREYMIPTLDDLLLKPEKHVTWNSMLADLFLPGRYGGVLYRKNLKIEAKLLHTICLLNVIPRRGDKEQVRFPEIPVLYSLMHGSPRFPIRYLIMHHLWICRNKYGRDIVPYCRIITGLMKQQKALTSEDRGLTKRHLPFTLDRLGNVWTYTSSERYHKLKSEGQRWRALKLGARELLPGEPDEPESDEELIPSGDDDYADEPTGGANVGFGAFHGGHGGTFYDYAQQPYEPGWAYSGSMQEVIESQRPPAAIFDTWSGSERSLFDQGTRNSASIERALKHSFDRNELWHRTHAYSQEVEMNNRYHDDQMRRMHADWHAGRPVAEDPQHVDYASLPPYDGSVSYPTPQLHHSQWLDPRRQEGPQQQEGSSSGLFGFGEWSDMMSSIFGPPGPRYY, encoded by the coding sequence ATGGCAAAGACAAAGGAAAAGCCGGGGTCAAGTTCATCCTCATCAAGAGGCAAGGGCAAGGAGAAGGAGCAGCCATCGAAGAAGAGGCAATATCAGGGTAGGGTTAGTGAAAGCGAAAGCGAGGAAGAAGAAGAGATGCAGTTAGACCCAAGAGATAAACCGGTGTGGAATTCGGGGTCGTTGGATGACCAACCCGAAATTTGGCAGCCAACTCTGTATAACGACTGCATGAACAAGTTAAAGAATAAAGCGGCCGCATTCATCTGTGAAAGAGATGTTGATGAGCCTCAGTTGGGCCAGTTCGGGGTGTATGACAAGTTCCGTGCTTTGGGTTGGGAAGGAGCACTCAAGTGTTGGGATAAGGATAAGAGCAATTTGTTTTTGACTGAGATTCAGGAGTGGATGGCAACGCTTAAATGTCACAACTTCCACAGGCCATCACAAATGAAGTTGGTTGGGACGGTACATGGGGTACCAGTTGAAATGTCATTCGATACGTTGAAGAAGTTGGGAAAATATGATAGCCTTCCAACTAGGGAGTACATGATTCCCACGCTTGATGATTTATTGCTCAAACCCGAGAAGCACGTGACATGGAACAGTATGTTGGCTGATTTGTTTTTGCCCGGTAGGTATGGTGGCGTGTTATACCGAAAAAATCTGAAGATAGAAGCCAAGCTCTTGCATACGATCTGTTTACTTAATGTCATCCCAAGGAGAGGGGATAAAGAACAGGTGAGGTTTCCAGAGATACCTGTTCTGTATTCATTGATGCACGGGTCCCCACGGTTTCCAATACGCTACCTGATTATGCACCATTTGTGGATATGCCGGAACAAATACGGGAGAGACATTGTCCCGTACTGTCGCATCATAACGGGCTTAATGAAACAGCAGAAGGCACTCACATCTGAAGACCGCGGTTTAACGAAAAGGCACTTGCCTTTTACTTTGGATAGGTTGGGAAACGTTTGGACATACACTTCGTCTGAACGTTATCACAAGCTGAAATCGGAGGGTCAACGGTGGAGGGCGTTGAAATTAGGTGCAAGGGAGTTGTTACCGGGAGAACCGGATGAACCTGAAAGCGATGAAGAGTTAATTCCGAGTGGGGATGATGATTACGCAGACGAGCCAACGGGTGGTGCAAATGTTGGTTTTGGGGCTTTTCATGGTGGTCATGGTGGCACATTTTACGACTATGCGCAGCAACCATATGAGCCGGGGTGGGCTTATAGTGGTTCAATGCAGGAGGTGATCGAGAGCCAACGCCCGCCGGCGGCCATCTTTGATACTTGGTCGGGTTCGGAGAGGTCGTTATTTGATCAAGGCACGCGGAATAGCGCTAGTATTGAGCGGGCGCTTAAACATAGCTTCGACCGCAATGAATTATGGCACCGGACCCACGCATATTCGCAGGAGGTGGAAATGAATAACCGATATCACGATGATCAGATGAGGCGGatgcatgcggattggcatgccggaaggccggtggctgaggatccacaacatgtggattatgcctcATTGCCACCGTATGATGGCAGCGTTTCGTATCCGACTCCACAACTCCACCATTCTCAGTGGCTTGATCCAAGACGGCAAGAGGGACCACAACAACAAGAGGGAAGCAGTAGCGGCTTGTTCGGGTTTGGAGAATGGAGCGATATGATGTCATCCATTTTTGGGCCCCCAGGACCGCGTTATTATTGA